From the Ipomoea triloba cultivar NCNSP0323 chromosome 8, ASM357664v1 genome, the window TCTTTGAGTTTGAAGTGTGAATCCTCAATACCATCAAAactcttcatcattctttcgaaTGCTTCCCTAGGGTTTTCATGATATGTGGATTCGGAGCTATAATTAGAAGAGTGGTTTTGTGAAGTTACCTCTTCATCATCTGCCATAAGGCACAGCTCTTCATCTGAGTCTTCTTGACTAAAGAGACACAGTAGTCCCTTCTCATCCTCCGAACTGTCACTTTCTGAACTAGAGCTGGACGTGCATGACTCGTTGTTCTTGTCTCCTGACTTCTCTTCTACAGCTAGAGCCTTCCTTCGCCTATCATTTTTCTGATTTTTGTTTGGCTCCTCATCAGCATCATTTGGGGCATTCTTTGGGTTGTGATAGTTTCTCGAATTCTTCTTGTAGTTGTGCTTGTCCTGATGCTTCTTGACGATGGGATATGGACATTCAGCTTTGAAGTGTCCAGGTTTTCGGCAATTGTAACACAGCACTTGTATTTCATCCTTTTCATGTGTTCTGGATCCACTAGCCTTGTCATTGCTTCGGTACTTCGTTCTTCTCATTTTATCAGAATTGTCGTAGGACTGATTCTTTCGCATGAATCTTTTGAACCTTCTCATAAACAAAGCAAGCTGATCGTCAGTGAAAAAATCAGATGAGGGATTAGTGTTCGACCttggtgttgatgatgaaggTTGATTATTTGCAACTAAAGCTATGTTTCTCGTCTCAGGTTCTTCATCATTTTGTGTTTCCTTCTCAAACTCGTAGGCTTTCAGATCACTAAAGATCTGAGTAGTGCTCGTTGTCTTGAGATCTCTATGATCGCGCATAGCTACTACTTTCATTTCCCAGCTTTTGGGTAGTCCTCGGAGAATCTTCAAGCTTATCTCCTTTTGTGATAGCTTGTTCTCATCAAGATCATTGATTTCCATCAATAACTTTATGAACCGAGCTTCCATTTCGGTTATGGACTCCTTTGGGTTGAGTTTGAaatcttcaaacttcttcatggcaatCGTTAACTTATTCTCCTTCTCTTGTTCGTCTCCATCACCTATGAGCATAAGTACATCCCAGATGTCTTTTGCAGTCTTGCACTTTCTCACTCTTGGAAACAATGATTCGTCTAGAGCCTTGTAGAGTATATCCTTTGCTATATTGTCGAGATTTACTCGGGTTCTCTCTTCGGTGGTTAACAAGGATTTCTCCTTCGGAATCATCGCTGGTGATGTAGGATCAGTAGCAACACGATTGGGGTTGACTTGTAGTATTTGGATGGGTCCATCAGTTATCACGTCCCACATCTCATCTTGCATGGCAGACAAGTGAGCCTGCATGCGcactttccaatcatcaaacttGTCCAAGTTAAACATGAGAAAATgcctatgatgttccattttagacatagtgcaaagtccgaaaatattttgatgatttttcaaaaaggatcaccaggcagtatacacagagtgttcaccgttcatggtaacaggctctgataccacttgtagGTCCCGGTGGTAGcaatgtgagtctagaagggggggggggttgaataaaCTCACAAGAggttttttgaaaactttttcgtCTAAAGAGATAACGCAGCGGAAAGGATATATCAAGTTTTATCTTAactttgcacttaggattttcttgtaaaagatattatgtttgagtgatatatgcaatgcgatatgtaaaataaataaaggagagagagagagggtttttatagtggttcggctgttaactaagcctactccactcttcttcacaactcgtgaaggtttgcactatattccgCGTTATAGTACAATCTCTGTTACAaaaagctcctttgatcactaagcccggcagccttgttgttgtaggtttttcaacttcttccaagtttactccgcctctttcttcttcacttgtagagatggttgaaaggttgtgatgattctccaacttgaaattcttgtgattagtttccttgatcaacttcttaatcacacaagaacttctaatgaaatctgaatatcacttgtaagcttatgaatatcacactaaaagtttttcacttgatagacaatatttcgcgtatttcaaccttgtcaaagtgagatgggacaagggtatttataggtggaatttcagacccgttggagggaaaatgaaattcaaaacctattgtccagtgtgtaacactattacaaaaataccttttaacgtcggttattttggatatacgacgtcggtttttttccGACGTAGTTCCAGCAGacgttataaatatattatacgacgtcggttttaaaaatcgacgtcatatattattttttaatttttaaataagtacatacgacgtcggtttcagaaaatcgacgtcgtatgtcattttttaaaaagaaaatagagatAAGGCGTCGGTTTTTCTGAAAAACCGACGCCTTatctccttttatttttttaatacagatATACGGTGTCGGCTTTTTGAAAAATCGACACCTTATCTCCTTTAATATTTCTAAAATAgagatacggcgtcggtttttacAAACACCGACGCCTATctccttttaattaaaaaaaatataaaaatgcagCGAATCGTATCTGCAACCAATGACACATGCGTCAATCTGGGTGACAGAAAACAAGAATAATCTGTATAGTTAACTGTtgaaatatttcatattttggacaGCAGACTAGCAGCCGTTTAGGCAGCAGACCAGCAgccttatttatgttttattattatgttagtgCAATGTTAGGCAGCACCATTTGTCAGTCAACAACATGTTAAGCAGCAGCCTTATTTGGTTTGTTAGGCAGCAGTTTCTTTTAGACTTTTTAGTGCAGAATTGTCTTTCACTCATGTGTATAAATAGAGATGTATTAGTTAGCATGAGAAATAACAGTTTAAGAATTTTTTCTCCCTTCAATTccttaacatggtatcagagccatgtcCTTTGGcctgattttcttcttctttcttcgtATGAACAGTAAATTACTGTTCATCCGAACTGAAAAATTCAAACACAGCTTCCCAATATAAGTTTTTCATAAATTTGAAGATATAGTGTCATTCTAGAAGCTCAGGATTCTTGTATTTTGTTGGAGTCACTCCAAACTGACTCCAAACTGCTGCTACACACTTTTTTCGGCAAACTTTTTCAGTAAAGTTTTCAGATCGGTCTATCCCTTTGCTGCGACACTATCCTGATTTTCTCACATTTGATTTATCAATATGGCAGATGAGGAAATTATTGATAGTGTCCAAAATACTCCTCTTCCAGTCCAACCTTCTCTCCAAGTTCAACCTAAATCTCTCCCAGTTCAACCTAAAGTCTACGTTCCAAATCTTTCTGGGAGTTTAACTATCACCAGTGAAAGACTCATTGGTTCCCAAAATTATCAAGATTGGGCATCAGCAGTAGAACTATGGTTTATGGGTCAAGGAGTGGTTGACCACCTCACTACTACAGCAGAAGAAATTCAGCATGAAAAGGATATTTGGAAGAGagttgatgctcaactttgcaGTCTATTATGGCAATCTCTTGCCCCGGATTTAATCCCCATGTTTAGACCTTTCAGAACCTGTTTTTCTGTATGGAAACAGGCTCAATCTCTTTATACAAACGACATCTCtcgtttttatttcattgtcagTGAAATACTAAGTGTCAAGAAGTCAGAAATGTCCATGGAAAAATTTTTGGGGAAAATCCAAGGACTCATGGCTGAATTCAACAAACTCATGCCTATTGGAGGATCACCTGAAGAGCAACTTACTCAACGAGACAAGTTTTTTGTTGTTCTCACACATGCCAAACTTGAACCAGAATTTGAGCAAGTTCGAAATAGTATACTTGGAGATGGAGCTGTTCCAAATACCAAAGAAATGTTCAAAAGACTTCTTCAAGTCTCCTCCATCCATAGAGGGAACACATCAATCCTTGTCGATCATTCTGCTCTCACTACTCAAAGTTACAATAGAGGAAGAGGTCGAGGAAGCAATCAAGGTGGCCGAGGCGGAGGACGAAATTCTACCCGTTTTTGTGACTTCTGTAACAAACAAGGGCACACTCGTGAGGTTTGCTGGAAACTTCATGGAAAACCAACTATGGTGAATATAGCTCAGTCTGCGAATTCAGATACACAAGTTATCTCAAAGGATGAGTATGCAGAATTCTTGCAATTAAAGGCCGCCAAAACAACCATTTCTCCAGACAGCACCCACATTGCTCTTGCTTCACAATCAAACTCTGTTTGGTTTTTGGACTCCGGGGCCACCGATCACATATCTGGTAATCCCTCGTTTTTCTCCAAAATTGATTTCTCTGATTCTCTTCCATCTGTTACCTTTGGTGATGGGTCAAAAGGGAAAGCTAAGGGAATTGGAAAAGTCATTATCCATTCTTTTTCTCTAGAACATGTTCTTTACATTCCCGGTTGTCCTTTCAACTTGATTTCAATCCATCAGCTTACTCACTCTCTTAATTGCCTTGTTACCTTTTCTTCTGATTCCGTGGTTATTCAGGACCGACAAACAAGGGAAATGCTTGGTACGGGACATGAATCACAAGGACTCTACCATCTTTTAGGCTCTACCAATACCAACACAGCTTGCGCCGCTACTGTTTCACCTCTCCTTAGCCATTGTCGCCTTGGGCAtcccaatattaataaattaaaacaacttgTTCTTGGCTTGTCAGATTTAAAGAACATAGAATGTGAGTCTTGTCAACTTGGGAAACACTCAAGAGCCTCATATCCTAGTAGAGTGAATAGAAGGGCCAGTACACCTTTTTCTTTAGTTCACTCTGATGTTTGGGGACCATGTCGTGTTTCAACCACCTTAGGGTTCTTgtattttgtcattttcattgatgatttttctcgatGCAGTTGGGTCTTTCTAATGAAAAACCGTTTTGAACTATTTGATGTGTTCAAAACATTCTACAATGAAGTCATGAATCAATTTGGAGTTTCTCTCAAAGTTCTACGAAGTGACAATGCCAGAGAATATTTCTCTGActcttttacttcttttttttccaCACATGGAATACTTCATGAATCTTCATGTGCTAGGACCCCTCAGCAAAATGGAGTTGCTGAACGGAAGATACGTCATCTTGTTGACACAGCCCGCACTTTGCTCATTCATCACAAGGTTCCTAAAAGATTTTGGGGAGATGCTATACTTCACTCCTGTCACCTCATAAATCGAATTCCATCTTCTGTGTTACAAGGGAAAATTCCTCTTAATCTTTTACTCCCACAGGAACCTCTCCACAAACTTCCATTACGAATTTTCGGGTGTACCTGCTTCGTCCATGACTCCACCCCAGGACGAGACAAACTTGATGCCAAGGCCATAAAATGTGTGTTCATTGGGTACTCTCGCCTCCAAAAGGTTTTAGGTGTTATTGTCCTAAAACACATCGTTTCTATACTTCCTTTGATGTCACATTTTTTGAAACTACACCTTTTTTCTCCTCCACTCCAGTTGATGAATCTGATTTTTTATGGGAACCACTTGAAGCCACAGAAATTCTTCCTGTTCCTAATTTCATAGAGCCTGTGTCTCCCAATATAGCTGAAACAACTGCACCAATGTCAACCATACAAGAAAGACGGAACTCACCTTTCTTGTATACCTACCAGCGGCGCAATCGTCAAGGTTCTCAAGAGGATGAATGCTTGGTTGATTCATGTCCCACACCAGCGTTGCCCACTGATACGGCCCAAAATATCATAACAGATTCTCCCATTGCCAGTCGAGTAGGTAACAGATCTACTCGAAATCCTTATCCTATCTATAATTTCCTTTCACATAAACGTTTGTCTCCATCATATTGTGCCTTCATTACTAGTTTGTCAACTGTTTTTGTTCCAAACAATGTCAAGGAAGCATTAACTCATCCAGGGTGGACTCAGGCAATGGTTGATGAAATGGAAGCACTCCATTCTTCTGGAACTTGGGAGTTAGTACCTTTACCTCCAGGTAAATCTGTGGTTGGTTGTAGATGGGTATATAATGTGAAAGTTGGTCCAGATGGACAAATTGATAGACTTAAAGCtcgacttgttgctaaaggatacacacaagtttttggCATTGATTACACGGACACCTTCTCACCGGTAGCGAAGATTACTTCTATCCGCCTCTTATTCTCAATTGCAGCCAATCGTCATTGGCCACTGTATCAGTTGGATATAAAGAATGCATTCTTACATGGTGATTTGAATGAGGAAGTATATATGGAGCAACCCCCTGGATTTGTGGCTAAGACAGGAGCTAATCTTGTTTGCCGTCTTAAACGCTCTCTATATGGGTTGAAGCAATCTCCACGTGCCTGGTTTGGGAGATTTAGAGATGTTGTCCAACGATTTGGCATGATTCAAAGCAAAGCCGATCACTCTGTCTTCTATAAACACACACTTGGACAAAGCATATATCTtgttgtttatgttgatgatattgtcATTACAGGGAATGACAGTGAAGGAATAAATCAGCTTAAGAAACATCTGTTTCAACATTTTGAGACAAAAGATCTTGGAAAATTGAAGTATTTTCTTGGAATTGAAGTTGCTCAATCCGAGCAAGGTATCTATGTGTCTCAACGGAAATACGTTTTGGATATTCTTGAAGAAACAGGAATGACAAGTTGTAAACCAATTGACACACCTATGGATCCAAATGTCAAACTTCTTCCAAGACAGGGGGAGCTCTTATCCGATCCAAGCAAGTATCGAAGATTAGTTGGTAAGCTACTATACTTAACTATCACTCGGCCAGATATCTCTTTTGCTGTAAGTGTAGTTAGCCAATTTTTGCAAGAGCCATGTCAAAGTCATTGGGATGCAGCCATCAGAATATTGAGGTATGTGAAAAGATCTCCAGGTACAGGATTGCTCTACAAAGATCATGGACACACAGAAATTGTTGGCTATACagatgcagattgggctggaTGCCCATGGGATAGGAGATCAACATCAGGATATTGTGTTCTATTTGGAGGTAATCTTGTTtcttggaaaagtaagaaacaaaatGTAGTTGCACGCTCAAGcgcagaagcagaataccgAGCAATGGCACTTGGAATATGTGAGCTAATTTGGGTTAAGCAACTTCTTATAGAACTCAAATTCTATAAGCCCAGTCCCATGAAATTAATTTGTGATAATCAAGCAGCGCTGCACATTGCATCTAATCCTGTTTTTCATGAaagaaccaaacatattgaggttGATTGTCATTTTATACGAGAGAAGGTTGCATCCGGAGATATTGTTACCACTTTTGTTGGGTCAAATGATCAACTTGCTGATGTTCTCACCAAATCTCTCCGTGGACCTAGGATTGAGTTCATTTCTAGCAAGCTAGGAGCATTTGATTTAtatgctccagcttgagggggagtgttgaaatatttcatattttggacaGCAGACCAGCAGCCGTTTAGGCAGCAGACCAGCAgccttatttatgttttattattatgttagtgCAATGTTAGGCAGCACCATTTGTCAGTCAACAACATGTTAGGCAGCAGCCTTATTTGGTTTGTTAGGCAGCAGTTTCTTTTAGACTTTTTAGTGCAGAATTGTCATGTGTATAATAGAGATGTATTAGTTAGCATGAGAAATAACAGTTTAAGAATTTTTTCTCCCTTCAATTCCTTAACATTAACCTTTTGGCACAAAAAGAATATACTTGtatataaagagagagaatttGTGTTTTGATTGGTTCTAAGCACTTTCATTCAATTGCTCCTTTCACAGTTTTACTTAATGACAAATCGATTGCAAGATAATTGGATATTCTCAGTAAGAgtatattacaaaatttaatcaataagaaatgttaatactaattaACCGATAAAAAATTTTGTGCATAGCAAGCAATTGGTAAACTGCACTAACTACTCTCAAGATCTCTTAGACAGATGATGACGTGCCAGCATTTCTGGTACACCAAGCGCAGAAATGCTTTCACATCCAAGAAGCTGCTGCAGCTTTGCATCACATTGTATTGCCATTGAGTTTATAGGGTCCTACAATGTTTTAACAGAAAATACAATTAGACTATGAAATAGTTGGAAAATATAGCTCATAGAGAAGATTTCATCATTAAACTAATGATCAGGGATCACAAAAGAGCATTTAAGCAGGTTCTCAGCAAAATCTCAAAAATTCAAGACCACAGAaacatcattttttaaaaaacagtGACTAAATTGTCCTTAACCAGAATAGCTCAAACAGAAGTGTAAACTGGGGCTGTAGACTTTCAGCAAAGCTCAAGCTTCAGCCTCTTGAACCTTTTAGGGTCATGATTGTCTCATTGTCCACTCTTTGTGGTTCAGAACACACAAATGTGAGCTTTATGTATTCCCAGACCTAGGTTAGTAGACTTCAATCCATGACATTTGcaataattaagaaaagaaGCATATCTTGAGAATAACATAACGAATAACTATAACTTGGCAACTCACCTCAAGCTGGTTAACCTTTATGTATTCCCAGACCTGCCTTGAGACCTCTGCTTGAGACATTTCCCTTTCATTGGTGCCAAAAAAGTTTGCCAGTGCTTCAGATATTATAACTATTTGGACAGATTCATCAGTTCTACTACCAGTCTCCTCATCTGTCTTAATTCTTTTAGTATTCTGCAGAATCTGCACTGTGGGCTCTGTAGTGGTCAAAATGCAGGTTTTCACTTTTACATAAGCATTAAGATCACCTAGTAGACAGGTGGGTAGGGTTAGAATCTgcattgaaaaacaaaaacaaaaaaatgcagATCATACTTGAAGGTTCAAGACGAGTAATATGTTTAGCCAACAACTTATTCATCTTGAACATATCAGTGTAGTCTGTCTCAAAACTAAGCGCAGCTCATCATTGCAAATTATCTTCCTTTTGTTATTTGGATCTTGGAGATTATGCTTCCTTATGTATGCCCATAGCTCCTTAACAATCTGCTTAACATCATTGCAAACTACGAAGAATAATGCCAATCTGTTGCACAATtgcaatatatttttgttgagCTCAAACAATGAATCTTAAATTATGCACACACAGACACATATAACTTCAATTCACAGAAAATACCAACAGAACTTCATAATAATATATGCAACTTTTGTTCTATCAAGTGAAATAAGTCAAACTTATAGATAAATATGGCAATGTTACGACACAAAAAATGGGAAATGGGTAAACCTCAATGAAGGACACATGCAGGTGGAATTCAGTCTGGTGCTTCAAAGTTCCAATTTTGTTGAACAAAGCATTCATAACTTGGGGAATAATTCCTGTTTGGCATCCGTCTTTGAAACCAGTACCCATGGTGTAAGTCTTTCCTGAACCTATCTGTTATGTTCGAAATAATACAAAGGGGTGTTACTTGTGTCTCCTCCAACAAAAACAAGTGAATCAATACATGTGTACACTTTACCTGACCATAGGCGAGAACGGTGGCATTATATCCTTCAAACAAGGCATCAACAAGAGGGAAAACACACTCTTCATACATAGAGGATGGAGAAGAACCAGTGCTTCCATAAACATGGTCAGTAAAGGAATGTGATCCAATTAAAACCTGCACCAAAACCTAAACTAGCACCAAGATTCTACATTAATCCCACAAAAAAGCTTCCAACCCTTCTATATAATAGAACACAAGACTTCTCCTTTCTTTTTTCCAATAACTTAGTTCAACAAAATACTTCTATTTGATATAACTTAAACTACgactcaaaaatttaaaaatagagaTTATCACAAATTGGTTGacactataaagtattattgtcaatttgaaaaagaaagtATCAAAAGTAATGATAGAGTCATTGTGTTTAGTTAACTAAGCAATGAAACTGAATTTAAACCATTAATGGTGGCAAATAAATTTCAATGCACAGCAGTAGAATATTAATAGTGTCAAGCAAGTTGGTAACACTCTCTTTTTGTTTCTTATATAAAAATCTACAATTAAGATGATAAggcatattttttaaaattaaaacaatggCAGAAAAAATCCCTTCCTTTTTCTTTGGATTCTAAGTTTTGGTCAAATCTCTATTTATACAATTCAGTAGATATAGATATGCCCAGATGGCAATCTATCATCCAAAAGCTTAAGcacaaaagaaacaagaagCAAGAAAATGTGGAAGTATTAGGAAATATCAGCATTTCAAGGAGGCAGGATTTGAATAAGGTAGTGATAGAATTCCACATCCAACTATATGCAGGAATTCAGATCCTTATCAATTGTTGAAGAAATGAATCTTAAGCAAAAAGAGTAGTGCACATGACAGAAATAATCAGCATGTATGGCtccatatttgtattattattttcccaACTGTGCTTTAACTTGCATTACCGGACTAACCACAGAAGAATTATACAGatctaaattaagaaaataactCAACAGGGCAGCTAATAAAATGTGTAAAAACTGGGCTATCTACAAACTCTGTTCTTGTTTTCAATGAGAATAAAACTTAAACAAACCAATCTAGAATCAATAGCCTAACTTCTCTATGATATATCTGATATATTAAGCTTTTCTTGGGGCAAATCacactttttcatattaatatattaaacaaTCCTTGTAAAATAAAAAGACCAAGGATCATATCTGCAATTAAGCAATAAGGTAAATGCACCATTTTGGAATACTGTTAGAATatcatacatttttttaaaaactaaaaaatcatTCCATTATCCGTGGAAAATAAAAACGAAAAACATGCAGAAAATATCAATCAAGCAATAAGGTAAATGCATTACTATTAGACTGCTAGAAAAACATGCAGAAAATATCAatcaaaaacatatatttgCGTCAAGTATTGCAATATAGCATGACATTTTATTAAACAATAACAAAAGCCCTCTATCTGACTATCTCTAGATTTACCTTTTCAAGTAAGTCAATCTTGCTATTGCTACTGCTGTTTTCCTAAGAGAAAGATCTGCCATTGCTACAATCTCAGCGGCTTGATTTTTGGCCTGAG encodes:
- the LOC116027100 gene encoding uncharacterized protein LOC116027100 encodes the protein MEHHRHFLMFNLDKFDDWKVRMQAHLSAMQDEMWDVITDGPIQILQVNPNRVATDPTSPAMIPKEKSLLTTEERTRVNLDNIAKDILYKALDESLFPRVRKCKTAKDIWDVLMLIGDGDEQEKENKLTIAMKKFEDFKLNPKESITEMEARFIKLLMEINDLDENKLSQKEISLKILRGLPKSWEMKVVAMRDHRDLKTTSTTQIFSDLKAYEFEKETQNDEEPETRNIALVANNQPSSSTPRSNTNPSSDFFTDDQLALFMRRFKRFMRKNQSYDNSDKMRRTKYRSNDKASGSRTHEKDEIQVLCYNCRKPGHFKAECPYPIVKKHQDKHNYKKNSRNYHNPKNAPNDADEEPNKNQKNDRRRKALAVEEKSGDKNNESCTSSSSSESDSSEDEKGLLCLFSQEDSDEELCLMADDEEVTSQNHSSNYSSESTYHENPREAFERMMKSFDGIEDSHFKLKEENAKLLAERQDLEDLRSKNAEMLESIS
- the LOC116027188 gene encoding kinesin-like protein klp-20, whose amino-acid sequence is MYEECVFPLVDALFEGYNATVLAYGQIGSGKTYTMGTGFKDGCQTGIIPQVMNALFNKIGTLKHQTEFHLHVSFIEILTLPTCLLGDLNAYVKVKTCILTTTEPTVQILQNTKRIKTDEETGSRTDESVQIVIISEALANFFGTNEREMSQAEVSRQVWEYIKVNQLEDPINSMAIQCDAKLQQLLGCESISALGVPEMLARHHLSKRS